A window of the Eubacterium sp. 1001713B170207_170306_E7 genome harbors these coding sequences:
- a CDS encoding LegC family aminotransferase: MKPFIPLSVPNIKGNEIQYVTDALEKEWVSTGGTYIDRFEKEIAVYVNVDSAVACQSGSAGLHLSLVLANVTREDMVIVPTLTFIAAVNPVKYLGAAPVFMDCDGSLCMDMDKLQRFCETECELKDEKLIHLETQKHVKAAIVVHVFGNMADMEKAVMIADKYHLILIEDATEALGSYYTKGDFAGRYAGTIGDIGVYSFNGNKIITTGGGGMMVTKDPVLSQRARYLSTQAKDDAVNFIHGDVGYNYRMTNLQAAVGVAQLEKLNDFIAVKKANYQRYEKGIQTLNGLRLLPFNQAIEPNYWFYSLYIEDLEKYSKKAIIKTLSENNIQSRPIWGLIHEQKPYQKDRTFDIEKAKDYHRRIVNLPCSSNLTAEEVDRVLETLSNIK, translated from the coding sequence ATGAAACCATTTATCCCTCTATCCGTCCCAAACATCAAAGGTAATGAAATCCAATATGTGACCGACGCCCTCGAAAAAGAATGGGTCTCCACGGGCGGGACTTATATCGACCGGTTTGAAAAAGAAATTGCCGTTTATGTGAATGTGGATTCGGCGGTCGCCTGTCAGAGCGGTAGCGCAGGATTACATTTGTCCCTTGTTTTAGCCAATGTGACCCGTGAAGACATGGTCATTGTGCCAACCTTAACCTTTATCGCGGCCGTTAATCCTGTGAAATATTTAGGCGCTGCACCAGTTTTTATGGACTGTGATGGCTCTCTCTGTATGGACATGGATAAGCTTCAGCGCTTTTGCGAAACCGAATGTGAATTGAAAGATGAAAAGCTGATTCATCTTGAGACGCAAAAGCATGTGAAAGCAGCAATTGTGGTTCATGTTTTTGGCAATATGGCCGATATGGAAAAAGCCGTCATGATTGCGGACAAGTACCACCTGATTCTCATTGAAGACGCAACCGAAGCATTAGGGTCATATTATACAAAAGGAGACTTTGCCGGAAGATATGCCGGAACCATTGGCGATATTGGCGTTTATTCCTTTAACGGTAATAAGATCATCACCACCGGAGGCGGAGGGATGATGGTCACCAAAGATCCAGTGTTGAGCCAGAGAGCAAGGTATCTATCAACCCAGGCCAAGGACGATGCCGTTAACTTTATCCACGGCGACGTGGGCTATAATTACCGCATGACCAATCTTCAGGCAGCTGTCGGGGTCGCCCAGCTTGAAAAACTTAATGATTTTATTGCGGTAAAAAAGGCCAACTACCAACGCTATGAAAAAGGCATTCAAACCCTGAATGGGCTTCGGCTGCTGCCTTTTAACCAGGCCATCGAACCCAATTACTGGTTTTACAGCCTATATATTGAAGATTTAGAAAAATATTCAAAAAAGGCAATCATCAAGACACTGTCCGAAAACAATATCCAGTCAAGACCTATCTGGGGCTTGATTCATGAACAGAAGCCCTACCAGAAGGATAGGACTTTCGACATCGAAAAAGCAAAAGATTATCACAGACGTATTGTCAATCTGCCCTGCAGCAGTAACCTGACTGCGGAGGAAGTTGATCGTGTGCTTGAAACCCTCAGTAATATAAAATAA